AGCAGAAGATATCTTTTCTGACAACCCGTGCCCGGGCCGGCCGGTTTTATCCCGGGAATAGGGTAATTAGCTTTCCACATATTCAGCTGAGGGCTCATATCTGTTTCTTCACCATCTTCAGGGTTTTGAGGTTAAAAGTCCTTTCTTTTGAGCCCTTAGACCAGAAGACCGTCAGGCTGATCTCAAGCAGTTCAATCTGAAGATTTTTCGTCCTGTCACTTTCAGTCCTTCTCACAACAGCATCTATTCGGTAGCCATTCCCCGTTGACTCAGTCCAGACGCGCTCTGCCAGGGTCTCGCTATCGAGGATCTCTCTCATCTTTGATTCTGCCAGGATAACGGCATGGGATATATCATCCGACTTCACTATCCCTTTCAGATTTGCCGAGAAGAGTTCAAAAATAGCAGCTAATGCAATGCTCAGCAGTACCAGGGCAACAAGTACTTCGAGAAGGGTAAATCCTCTGTCAGTACTGCTGAATACAGGATATCTTTTTTGTCTGTTGGGTTTCATCTATCGAATTATCACGGCACCTGCAACAGGGTCTATATCTATTCGTGCCACCCTGGCGTTATTCCAGAGAATGACTGTTCCGCCTTCGGTGCTCCCTGTCGCCTGGAAGGCGATAGGGTAGCTGCCGCGTGTAAGTTCACCTGCCAGCGGGTCTATTATTTTGAAGAATATTCCGGATGGCAGGGTTTTTCCGGTCTGTCCTTCCATGCCATAGCTCTTTGCGTCCATATTTATTATGACGATCTGCTTTTCTCCGTTACGCTGTGCAAGATGTTTAGCCTGCCGCATGGTGGCTGCAATTTCTCTTGCCGTTGCATTAAATCTGCCGGTCGGGAGTGTATTTGCAAAAAAAACCGAAGAGAGGCCAAGCATGAGCGTAATCAGGAAGAGCACAATTATCAGTTCAAGCAGTGTAAAGCCGGTTCTGTCGAGTTTCATGCCTTATTGCCGGGCATTTATAACGGCAGGTCAGTCATGCTGAATATGCCCATCAGCATCGAAAGAACGATGAATCCTATGATCAGCCCCATGCCCAGGATCAGTGCCGGTTCGAGAAATCCTATGAACCTTTTCATGGCAGTTTTGAGACCCTTTTCGTATGTGGATGCGACCTTCAGCAGCATTGTATCGAGTTGACCCGTCTCCTCGCCTACCTTTATCATGGACAGGGCAAGGGGAGGAAAAACATTTGCATTGGATAATGGCCCTGCTATACCCTTGCCCTCTTTTGCGCCTTTTGTAACCGCATCGATTGTCAAGGCTATGACCTGGTTATTAATGATATCCTTTGCGTTTTTCAATGCCTGAAGAAGGGGCACCCCGCTTTTTAAAAGTGTGCCGAGGGTCCTGGTAAACCTTGCTGTTTCAAGCTTGACGATTACGTCTCCGATGAGTCTTAGCTTGAAAGCATCCCATCTGTGCCTGCCATCCGCAGACCGCATGTAGTTTCTGAAGGCAACCCATCCTGCCACGGCTGACAAGAGGATTATCCACCAGTATGATTTCATGATAATGCTGAATTTGATAAGAGCCCGAGTTGGCAGCGGCAGGGATGCGCCCATTTCGCTGAATATGATCGAGAATTTTGGAAGGACATAGACCAGAAGAATGATTATCGAGAACCCGCCTGTAATAAGCAGGATAGCCGGATAGATCATTGCAGAAAAAATATGTTCCTTGAGCTCTCTTGAGGATTCAAGGAACTCATTCAATTTATCCAGGACGACGTCCAGTACACCGCCGACTTCGCCTGCCCTTATCATGTTTATATACAGTTTTGAGAACATTTTGGGATGTTTCTGCAGGGCATCAGAAAAGGAACTGCCCTCCCTGATCGATTTGAGGATAGACTGGATGACGACTTTCATCTCTTTGCCTTCAGATATCTCAGCGAGCATATTAAGGGATCTGTCAATCGGCAAGCCTGCACTCAACAGTGCGGAAAGCTCTGTAGTGAATGTCAGCATATCGCCCTTTGACGACCTGAACGATAACTTTCTTTTGGTGCCTTCGGATGAGGCGCCGATTTTTAAGGGGATAATACCTGAGTTTTTCAGCCTGTTAATTGCAGTCGGTTCATCAGCAGCTTCTATTACACCTTCAACAATTTGGCCGTCCGGGGTGGTGGCCCTGTACGAAAAAATGGGCACTTATGTCTCCTGTGTTACCCTGAGTACTTCGCTCAGGGTAGTGATCCCCGCCCTGATTTTTTCAGCGCCATCTTCCAGAAGGGTCTTCATCCCATGCTGTCTGGCCATAGCTCTTATCTGATTTGAATCAGCATTTTTCAACCCAAGTTTTCGGATGTCGTCGTCAATAATCAGGAGTTCAAATATGCCGGCCCTGCCGAAATAGCCGGTATGAGCACACTGCTCACACCCTGCGCCTCTGTACAGTGAAGTCTCCCTCTCGATCCCGAGTTTCAAGAGCTCTTCTCTGTCAGCGGTTGAAGGGTCTGTCTCCTTGCAGGAAGGGCATATTAGCCTTACGAGTCTCTGCGCAAGCACCCCCCTGATTGTAGATGACAGAAGAAAACTTTCAACACCCATATCAAGGAGCCTCGTGAGAGCGCTCGGTGCATCATTTGTATGCAGGGACGAAAATACCATATGACCGGTCAATGCTGACTGGATGGCGATTTCGGCAGTTTCGAGATCTCTGATCTCGCCTATCATAATGATGTCAGGGTCCTGCCTGACAATATGTCTGAGCGTATTCGAAAAATTAAGGCCTATCTGCGGTTTGACCTGGATCTGATTGATTCCCTTGAGTTGATATTCAACCGGGTCCTCAACCGTGATTATTTTTTTTTCGGGTGAATTGATCTTATCCAGAGCTCCATAGAGAGTAGTCGTCTTCCCGCTTCCCGTAGGGCCGGTTACCAGGATGATCCCATTGGGCTTTCCGATCAGCTGCTGAAATTGTATGAGCATCTTTGGCGGAAAACCGAGAAGTGCCAGGTCTATTGTTATGCCTTCTTTGTGAAGAATTCTCATGACAACGCTTTCACCATGAAGGATCGGTATGGTGGATACCCTAAGATCCACCTCTTTTTCTCCCACCTTAAGTCGTATGCGTCCGTCCTGCGGCAGCCTTCTTTCCGCAATATTCAATTTTGCCATGATCTTGATCCTTGAAATGATTGCGGCCTGCAGTTTCTTGGGGGTGGATTCTGCATCGTGCAATACGCCATCGATGCGGTACCTGACCTTTAATTCATCATCGAACGGTTCTATATGGATATCGCTTGCGCGTCCCTCGACCGCTCTGGTTATTAGAAGGTTCACAAGCCGTATGATGGGGGCCTCTGAAGCAAGATCCTTCAGATGTCCGATATCCTCTTCATCTTCCCTGACGAACTCGAACCCCTTTTCCCCCATATCTTCCACAATCTTGTTTATATCCTGCGATTCCTGACCATAGAATTTGGCTATATATTCACCAAGGGCCCTGCGGTCAGCCGCAAAGACCCGGATTTCTGCAGACGTTGCGACCCTGAGGGCATCTATGGTCTCCCGGTCATCAGGGTCTGCCATTGCCACTTTCAGCACGTTTTGCTTCAATTCCAGGGGAATAACCATGTTTTCGCGAATAAAGCGGGGAGATATGGCAATAAGCACGAACGGCACTTTTGGGAGGTCTTCACTGTTAATAAATGGTCTTTTTAAGGCAGAATCTGCTGTGGTCAACATGTTGAAAATTATAACATACGGGTAGTTTTTTTACCAAAATCGGGGTCGTTCCATAGGGATTTCACGACCATGCTAAACCAAGAAATTTCTTCTCAATATCTCTGCGCGAAAGATAAGGCCGCACAAGCCCAAATCTGTGCCCTATTTATGCATGTGGCACATTACTTCAAACGAACTAATTGCCAGTAAAGTTCTGACCTGTGACATTGGCTCCGCTGACAGTGACTGCCCTGTTGACAGGAGTAAACGTATTTCCAGGCTTAGCTGGAGTGACCGTATAGTTGCCATTTGCAAGTCCCGTGAAAGAGTAATTGCCTGATGCATTGGTAGTTATAGTGCCACTGGCGGCCCCGGATAAGGTCATCGTAACACCGGACAACGGACCGCCTCCAGGACCAATGCCTCCCGAAGTTGCCACACTCCCGGAGATGGAATAGGTCGCTGCTGAGGCCTGGGCAGTAAAGTTCTGACCTGTGACATTGGCTCCGCTGACAGTGACTGCCCTGTTGACAGGAGTGAAAGTATATCCGGCAAGACCTGGCGTAACCGTATAGCTGCCATTTGCAAGTCCCGTGAAAGAGTAATTGCCTGATGCGTCGGTTGTTGTGGTGCCACTGGAGGCTCCAGAGAGTGTAATCGCAACACCGGACAACGGGCTGACGCCGAGCGTTACTGTGCCTGAGATTGAGTAGCTCCCAGGAACGGCAGCCTGGGCAGTAAAGTTCTGGCCTGTTACAT
The sequence above is drawn from the Nitrospirota bacterium genome and encodes:
- a CDS encoding prepilin-type N-terminal cleavage/methylation domain-containing protein, producing MKLDRTGFTLLELIIVLFLITLMLGLSSVFFANTLPTGRFNATAREIAATMRQAKHLAQRNGEKQIVIINMDAKSYGMEGQTGKTLPSGIFFKIIDPLAGELTRGSYPIAFQATGSTEGGTVILWNNARVARIDIDPVAGAVIIR
- a CDS encoding prepilin-type N-terminal cleavage/methylation domain-containing protein produces the protein MKPNRQKRYPVFSSTDRGFTLLEVLVALVLLSIALAAIFELFSANLKGIVKSDDISHAVILAESKMREILDSETLAERVWTESTGNGYRIDAVVRRTESDRTKNLQIELLEISLTVFWSKGSKERTFNLKTLKMVKKQI
- a CDS encoding type II secretion system F family protein, whose protein sequence is MPIFSYRATTPDGQIVEGVIEAADEPTAINRLKNSGIIPLKIGASSEGTKRKLSFRSSKGDMLTFTTELSALLSAGLPIDRSLNMLAEISEGKEMKVVIQSILKSIREGSSFSDALQKHPKMFSKLYINMIRAGEVGGVLDVVLDKLNEFLESSRELKEHIFSAMIYPAILLITGGFSIIILLVYVLPKFSIIFSEMGASLPLPTRALIKFSIIMKSYWWIILLSAVAGWVAFRNYMRSADGRHRWDAFKLRLIGDVIVKLETARFTRTLGTLLKSGVPLLQALKNAKDIINNQVIALTIDAVTKGAKEGKGIAGPLSNANVFPPLALSMIKVGEETGQLDTMLLKVASTYEKGLKTAMKRFIGFLEPALILGMGLIIGFIVLSMLMGIFSMTDLPL
- the gspE gene encoding type II secretion system ATPase GspE, with protein sequence MLTTADSALKRPFINSEDLPKVPFVLIAISPRFIRENMVIPLELKQNVLKVAMADPDDRETIDALRVATSAEIRVFAADRRALGEYIAKFYGQESQDINKIVEDMGEKGFEFVREDEEDIGHLKDLASEAPIIRLVNLLITRAVEGRASDIHIEPFDDELKVRYRIDGVLHDAESTPKKLQAAIISRIKIMAKLNIAERRLPQDGRIRLKVGEKEVDLRVSTIPILHGESVVMRILHKEGITIDLALLGFPPKMLIQFQQLIGKPNGIILVTGPTGSGKTTTLYGALDKINSPEKKIITVEDPVEYQLKGINQIQVKPQIGLNFSNTLRHIVRQDPDIIMIGEIRDLETAEIAIQSALTGHMVFSSLHTNDAPSALTRLLDMGVESFLLSSTIRGVLAQRLVRLICPSCKETDPSTADREELLKLGIERETSLYRGAGCEQCAHTGYFGRAGIFELLIIDDDIRKLGLKNADSNQIRAMARQHGMKTLLEDGAEKIRAGITTLSEVLRVTQET